Proteins encoded within one genomic window of Akkermansiaceae bacterium:
- a CDS encoding NAD(P)-dependent alcohol dehydrogenase: MSSALGYASLSATDTLKPFNFERRDPTARDVEIEILFCGVCHSDLHTARNEWQNTVYPCVPGHEIVGRVTRVGSHVSKFKVGDLAAVGCMVDSCQECPNCKQHLEQFCEKGAIFTYNAPDKHTDGGHTFGGYSDSVTVDESFVLSVPENLDLAATAPLLCAGITTYSPIKRWGIQKGDKVGVVGLGGLGHMALKFAHAFGAKVVLFTTSPGKAEDAKRLGASEVVISKNEDEMNAHLGSFDFIIDCVSAEHDINIYLNLLKLDGTLTLVGAPEKPLPVSSFNLIFGRKILTGSLIGGIKETQEMLDFCGEHNITSDIEMIDIDYVNTAYDRLLKSDVKYRFVIDMKSLK; the protein is encoded by the coding sequence ATGTCCTCCGCCCTCGGCTACGCTTCCTTGTCCGCCACCGACACCCTCAAACCCTTCAACTTCGAACGCCGCGATCCGACCGCGCGCGATGTCGAAATCGAGATCCTCTTTTGCGGGGTCTGCCACTCCGACCTCCACACGGCCCGCAACGAGTGGCAGAACACCGTCTATCCCTGCGTTCCCGGCCACGAAATCGTCGGCCGTGTGACCCGCGTGGGGAGCCACGTCAGCAAGTTCAAGGTCGGCGATCTCGCCGCCGTCGGCTGCATGGTGGACTCCTGCCAGGAATGTCCGAACTGCAAGCAGCACCTGGAACAGTTCTGCGAGAAAGGAGCCATTTTCACCTACAACGCCCCTGACAAGCATACGGATGGCGGCCATACCTTCGGCGGTTACTCGGACAGCGTCACGGTCGATGAGTCCTTCGTCCTGAGCGTCCCGGAAAACCTCGATCTCGCGGCCACCGCCCCCCTGCTCTGCGCGGGTATCACCACCTATTCCCCGATCAAGCGCTGGGGCATCCAGAAGGGAGACAAGGTGGGCGTCGTGGGCCTCGGAGGACTGGGCCACATGGCACTGAAGTTCGCCCATGCGTTCGGGGCAAAGGTTGTCCTTTTCACCACCTCCCCCGGAAAGGCGGAGGACGCGAAACGGCTCGGCGCATCCGAGGTGGTGATCTCGAAGAACGAGGACGAAATGAACGCCCACCTCGGCAGCTTCGACTTCATCATCGACTGCGTCTCCGCGGAGCACGACATCAACATCTACCTGAACCTCCTCAAGCTGGACGGCACCCTCACCCTTGTGGGCGCTCCGGAGAAGCCGCTGCCGGTTTCTTCCTTCAACCTCATCTTCGGCCGGAAGATCCTCACCGGCTCCCTGATCGGCGGGATCAAGGAGACGCAGGAGATGCTGGATTTCTGCGGTGAGCACAACATCACCTCGGATATCGAGATGATCGACATCGACTACGTCAACACCGCCTACGACCGGCTGTTGAAAAGCGATGTGAAATACCGCTTCGTCATCGACATGAAGTCGCTGAAGTGA
- a CDS encoding MFS transporter has product MALAAAFLGWLFDGFEIGLFPVVARPALLDMLGPGHEGEVGKWMGIITAAFLVGAALGGAAFGWLGDKIGRVKAMSFSILCYSLFSGAGYFAQEPWHLGAFRFIAALGMGGEWALGVALVMEVWPEKHRPWLAGAIGAAANLGMVIVGVIAMYVHVTVDSWRWMFLVGASPAILTFLIRLFVPESEKWQHAKEASRTDASPLRQVLTHHVLLKRTLVGIVLSSVALIGTWASVQWIPLWADVMSKGDSGAKASAHMISSWGAVTGSLLAPMLLGRFSRRWGYFTLCALSLIVCAWLFRTQTEYNNQFLFYVYLAGTATAAFYGFFPLYLPELFPTAVRATGQGLCYNAGRLVAAVGALTSGHLVAHYGGYPQMGAVITLIYIVGMIAIWFAPETKGKPLPE; this is encoded by the coding sequence CTGGCTCTGGCCGCGGCTTTCCTTGGCTGGCTTTTCGATGGCTTTGAAATCGGCCTTTTCCCCGTGGTCGCACGCCCCGCGCTGCTCGACATGCTCGGGCCTGGCCATGAGGGAGAGGTCGGAAAGTGGATGGGCATCATCACCGCCGCCTTCCTGGTCGGGGCCGCCCTCGGCGGCGCGGCCTTCGGCTGGCTGGGCGACAAGATCGGCCGGGTGAAGGCGATGTCGTTCAGCATCCTCTGCTACTCCCTGTTCAGCGGCGCGGGCTATTTCGCGCAGGAACCCTGGCATCTGGGCGCGTTCCGTTTCATCGCAGCCCTCGGGATGGGCGGTGAATGGGCACTGGGCGTCGCCCTGGTGATGGAAGTCTGGCCGGAAAAACACCGCCCTTGGCTGGCGGGTGCCATCGGCGCGGCGGCGAACCTCGGGATGGTCATCGTCGGCGTCATCGCCATGTACGTCCATGTGACCGTGGACTCCTGGCGCTGGATGTTCCTCGTGGGGGCATCCCCCGCCATCCTCACCTTCCTGATCCGGCTCTTTGTCCCGGAGTCGGAGAAATGGCAACATGCCAAGGAGGCATCCCGCACCGACGCCTCCCCGCTGCGGCAGGTGCTCACCCACCACGTCCTGCTGAAGCGGACGCTCGTCGGCATCGTCCTTTCCTCCGTGGCGCTGATCGGCACCTGGGCGTCCGTGCAATGGATCCCGTTGTGGGCCGACGTGATGTCAAAGGGCGACTCCGGCGCAAAGGCGAGCGCCCACATGATCTCCTCATGGGGAGCGGTCACCGGCAGCCTGCTGGCACCCATGTTGCTGGGACGTTTCAGCCGCCGCTGGGGGTATTTCACGCTTTGCGCGCTTTCGCTCATCGTTTGCGCCTGGCTGTTCCGGACGCAGACGGAGTACAACAACCAGTTCCTGTTCTACGTCTATCTGGCGGGCACGGCGACCGCGGCCTTCTACGGCTTCTTCCCCCTCTACCTGCCGGAGCTGTTTCCGACGGCCGTGCGGGCGACCGGCCAGGGTCTTTGCTACAACGCGGGCCGTCTGGTCGCCGCCGTGGGCGCCCTCACCAGCGGCCACCTGGTCGCCCACTACGGAGGTTATCCGCAGATGGGTGCGGTGATCACGCTGATCTACATCGTCGGCATGATCGCCATCTGGTTCGCTCCGGAGACGAAGGGCAAGCCGCTGCCGGAGTGA
- a CDS encoding TIGR00645 family protein, whose translation MSPEEAPPSPHQPAFHRTLGNLIFFSRWLQAPLYFGLIVAQCVYVFHFLVELWHLIGKASSIGETEIMLTVLGLIDVVMIANLLIMVIVGGYETFVSRLNLQKHPDQPEWLSHVNAGVLKVKLAMALIGISSVHLLKTFINAKEVGNDVIIAQVGIHLTFVVSALILAYVDRMTSGGGKAKAH comes from the coding sequence ATGAGCCCAGAAGAAGCGCCTCCTTCACCCCACCAGCCAGCATTCCACCGGACGCTGGGAAACCTCATTTTCTTCAGCCGCTGGCTCCAGGCCCCGTTGTATTTCGGCCTGATTGTGGCGCAGTGCGTCTATGTCTTCCACTTCCTGGTGGAGCTGTGGCACCTGATCGGAAAGGCGTCGAGCATCGGTGAAACGGAGATCATGCTCACCGTGCTGGGGCTGATCGACGTGGTGATGATCGCCAACCTGCTGATCATGGTGATCGTCGGCGGTTATGAGACGTTCGTTTCACGCCTGAACCTCCAGAAGCACCCCGACCAGCCGGAATGGCTGTCGCATGTGAACGCGGGCGTGCTGAAGGTGAAGCTGGCGATGGCGCTCATCGGCATCTCGTCCGTCCACCTTCTGAAGACCTTCATCAATGCGAAGGAGGTGGGCAATGACGTGATCATCGCCCAGGTGGGCATCCACCTCACCTTCGTCGTGTCCGCGCTGATCCTCGCCTATGTGGACCGGATGACCTCCGGCGGCGGCAAGGCCAAGGCACACTGA
- a CDS encoding MotA/TolQ/ExbB proton channel family protein, with translation MTTEDENAGQVVACPSCSEKFEIPAPAQREAPTRTKKARHKLRGGWEEEDHANVNFLLSLGLAIAITVAFMVALVPFPPNPVSDLFLRRGWVNYAETFFFVWGVVILVMKWRKSVRQQRAMLLDILPKSLGDEITSETVPGFIDHIYNLPMQLRDSLMVNRLRKGLELFEKRNDNAEVNNVLDAQSDIDANRIAGSYTLLKVFLWAIPIFGFIGTVQGLSVAVSSLSAGADDLEMLKESINKLTSGLGVVFDTTFLGLILSIILSFPMAVMQKHEEEMLTTIDVFCNEKLLPRLNDTKRDKGDFFSEVEDIPAFAASLTKAHERFLVDLNLATKLLADAGETLKTRLDTHQTHVEGAFIQSINRLTTETREAFTKPTIEMNNYFATLSKGIESLDETLRKLGGETIVVKKRGLFSR, from the coding sequence ATGACAACGGAAGATGAGAACGCCGGCCAAGTGGTCGCCTGCCCTTCATGCTCCGAGAAATTCGAGATACCCGCTCCGGCGCAACGTGAAGCTCCGACAAGAACCAAAAAGGCGCGGCACAAGCTGCGCGGAGGCTGGGAGGAGGAAGACCACGCGAACGTGAACTTCCTGCTCAGCCTCGGCCTGGCGATCGCGATCACGGTGGCGTTCATGGTCGCGCTGGTGCCATTTCCTCCGAATCCCGTTTCGGACCTTTTCCTGCGGCGGGGTTGGGTGAACTACGCTGAGACGTTTTTCTTCGTCTGGGGGGTGGTGATCCTGGTGATGAAGTGGCGGAAATCCGTCCGGCAGCAGCGGGCGATGCTCCTGGACATCCTGCCGAAGTCCCTCGGGGACGAGATCACCTCGGAGACGGTCCCCGGTTTCATCGACCACATCTACAACCTGCCGATGCAGCTCAGGGACAGCCTGATGGTGAACCGGCTGAGGAAGGGACTGGAGCTTTTTGAGAAGCGCAACGACAACGCGGAGGTCAACAATGTGCTCGACGCGCAGTCCGACATCGACGCAAACCGGATCGCCGGATCCTACACGTTGCTGAAGGTGTTCCTGTGGGCGATCCCGATCTTCGGGTTCATCGGAACGGTCCAGGGACTCTCGGTTGCGGTGAGTTCTCTTTCCGCAGGTGCTGACGACCTGGAGATGCTGAAGGAATCCATCAACAAGCTCACCAGCGGCCTGGGGGTGGTTTTCGACACCACGTTCCTCGGGCTCATCCTCTCGATCATCCTGTCCTTCCCGATGGCGGTGATGCAGAAACACGAGGAGGAAATGCTCACGACCATCGACGTGTTCTGCAACGAGAAGCTGCTGCCCCGCCTCAATGACACGAAGCGGGACAAGGGTGACTTCTTCTCCGAAGTGGAGGACATCCCGGCCTTCGCCGCTTCCCTGACGAAGGCGCACGAGCGGTTCCTGGTGGACCTGAACCTGGCGACGAAGTTGCTGGCGGATGCGGGGGAAACGCTGAAGACGCGGCTCGACACCCACCAGACGCATGTCGAGGGCGCGTTCATCCAGTCGATCAACCGGCTGACGACGGAAACCCGCGAGGCTTTCACCAAGCCCACCATCGAGATGAACAACTACTTCGCGACGCTCAGCAAGGGGATCGAATCCCTGGACGAGACGTTGAGGAAACTGGGCGGCGAGACCATCGTCGTGAAGAAGCGCGGACTGTTCTCC
- a CDS encoding autotransporter-associated beta strand repeat-containing protein, whose amino-acid sequence MKPTSLLLACRLAAIPSLFCLSGIAPAAPLYWDSNGLTAGSSSTTSGGGNNTWGQNNVWSTSPDGDIATIGYIQDSDVFLAAGNTAAGTSATGSYIIRINGAQRANSITFEEGTVTLSSGNASGAYAANGGSISLGAGGITLASGLDGTAVIATGLGTLALTASQSWTNNSIRLLEIQTGVAGTATTGNTQTLTAGSPGTGSNGAITISGAISDGSGGGTLAFTKTGNNNVVLSGNNTYTGLTTVGAGGILTVRSNNALGSSTVGTEIAANGALRLENNVTVTGETLKITGTPLTGNSAALVNQSGDNVWTGNVTLDNSSGNNSRFSSNSGTLDLRGDVFIDSSAATGGAGTGLVLTGNGGVSTISGNISGAGNNQHLIKNGSSTWVLSGNNTYAGITRVDDGVLSISSFANNLGNPSTSSPNNTSINLGEGNTTGTLRYTGTGETVTRTFTLRPGGANTGGGVIEQSGDSGVLILSGNITSTSATVGKNLTLQGSTAATGEVTGNISNSGGPDISVTSLTKAGTGSWTLSGTDKSYTGTTTVTGGTLNVTTRLTGTSALDIANGTLALAAADRLQNAAAVTLREGGILQTAGSETFSTLAVRGASTLDLSVGSSLVNFANSSGADWTGGLLTILGWNGTADVGGGAEQIVFAGGTSGLTSGQVSQIRFLLSDDLYSAKILASGEIVPDALIPEASTAALAILGSMGLVLRRRRK is encoded by the coding sequence ATGAAACCCACCAGCTTGCTGCTGGCGTGCCGTCTCGCCGCCATCCCGTCCCTTTTCTGCCTCAGCGGGATTGCCCCCGCAGCCCCTCTCTATTGGGATAGCAACGGACTGACCGCCGGCTCCAGTTCGACCACCTCCGGGGGAGGGAACAACACATGGGGGCAGAACAATGTGTGGTCCACCTCGCCGGACGGCGATATCGCGACCATCGGCTACATCCAGGACAGCGACGTATTCCTGGCGGCCGGAAACACCGCCGCCGGGACGAGTGCGACCGGATCCTACATCATTCGCATCAACGGCGCGCAGAGAGCCAACAGCATCACCTTTGAAGAGGGCACCGTTACCCTCAGCTCCGGAAATGCCAGTGGAGCCTACGCGGCGAATGGAGGATCGATTTCCCTGGGAGCAGGGGGCATCACGCTGGCATCGGGCCTCGACGGCACCGCGGTGATCGCCACCGGTCTGGGCACGCTGGCGCTGACCGCCAGCCAAAGCTGGACCAACAACTCCATCCGCCTCCTGGAAATCCAGACGGGCGTCGCAGGCACCGCAACCACCGGGAACACCCAGACCCTCACCGCGGGAAGTCCGGGCACCGGCTCGAATGGCGCGATCACCATCTCCGGCGCGATCTCCGATGGAAGCGGTGGCGGTACCCTGGCCTTCACGAAAACCGGCAACAACAACGTCGTACTCTCCGGCAACAACACCTACACCGGACTTACCACGGTGGGCGCGGGAGGAATCCTGACCGTCCGCAGCAACAATGCTCTCGGCTCCAGCACGGTGGGAACCGAGATCGCCGCGAACGGAGCCCTCCGCCTTGAGAACAACGTCACCGTCACCGGGGAAACCCTGAAGATCACCGGGACCCCGCTCACCGGAAACAGCGCGGCCCTGGTCAACCAGTCGGGAGACAACGTCTGGACGGGGAACGTCACCCTCGACAACAGCAGCGGCAACAACTCCCGCTTCAGCTCCAACAGCGGCACCCTCGACCTGCGCGGCGACGTATTCATCGACAGCAGCGCCGCAACCGGCGGAGCCGGCACCGGTCTGGTCCTCACCGGAAACGGCGGAGTCTCCACCATTTCCGGAAACATCAGCGGCGCGGGCAACAACCAGCACCTCATCAAGAATGGCTCCAGCACCTGGGTCCTCTCCGGCAACAACACCTACGCCGGGATCACCCGTGTGGATGACGGCGTCCTCAGCATCTCCTCCTTCGCCAACAATCTCGGTAATCCCAGCACCTCGTCGCCCAACAACACGTCCATCAACCTGGGCGAAGGCAATACCACCGGCACCCTCCGCTACACCGGAACGGGTGAAACGGTCACCCGCACCTTCACCCTGCGGCCCGGCGGTGCCAACACCGGAGGCGGCGTCATCGAACAGTCCGGGGACTCAGGCGTCCTCATCCTGTCAGGCAACATCACCTCCACCAGCGCGACGGTGGGAAAAAACCTGACCCTCCAGGGGTCCACGGCAGCAACCGGCGAAGTGACCGGGAACATCTCCAACAGCGGGGGGCCTGACATCTCCGTCACCTCCCTGACCAAGGCGGGCACCGGCTCCTGGACCCTTTCCGGAACGGACAAATCCTACACCGGAACCACCACGGTCACCGGAGGCACCCTCAACGTCACCACCCGCCTGACCGGCACTTCCGCACTGGACATCGCCAACGGCACCCTCGCACTGGCGGCCGCGGACCGCCTCCAGAATGCCGCCGCCGTCACGCTCCGCGAAGGCGGCATCCTCCAGACAGCGGGCAGCGAGACTTTCTCCACCCTCGCCGTCAGGGGGGCCTCCACCCTCGACCTGTCCGTCGGCTCCAGCCTGGTCAACTTCGCCAACTCCTCCGGCGCGGACTGGACAGGCGGCCTCCTCACCATCCTTGGCTGGAACGGCACGGCCGATGTCGGCGGCGGGGCGGAGCAGATCGTTTTTGCCGGTGGCACATCCGGGCTGACCAGCGGTCAGGTCAGCCAGATCCGGTTCTTGCTCTCTGACGACCTCTACAGTGCCAAGATCCTCGCCTCCGGCGAAATCGTCCCCGATGCCCTGATCCCTGAGGCCTCCACCGCCGCCCTCGCGATCCTCGGCAGCATGGGCCTCGTGTTGCGCCGCCGCCGGAAGTAA